In Neorhizobium galegae, the following proteins share a genomic window:
- a CDS encoding Rne/Rng family ribonuclease has product MADKMLIDASHEEETRVVVVRGNRIEEFDFESQHKKQIRGNIYLAKVTRVEPSLQAAFVDYGGNRHGFLAFAEIHPDYYQIPLADRQALMQQEAEDQRKIAEAEAADPVVDLAHQEQPDIGISIPAPTAEPASEAGAEAAETGPVEAVAGEETEKPKAKPRRSRARKKPAEEAAALEAGASEGEGVPSSENNDDDGSTPGEMAAMVETDSISEDVDARRGGRNDDFDDDDDDDHGEKEVIESVGAEDAMEEVPERVVRKPRKQYRIQEVIKRRQILLVQVAKEERGNKGAALTTYLSLAGRYSVLMPNTARGGGISRKITQPQDRKRLKEIARELDVPQGMGVILRTAGANRTRVEVKRDFEYLMRLWENVRTLTLSSTAPTLVYEEGSLIKRSIRDLYNKDISEIIVSGEEGYREAKDFMKMLMPSHAKVVQPYRDLHPIFARSGIEAQLDRMLQPQVTLKSGGYLIMNQTEALVAIDVNSGRSTREHSIEETALQTNLEAAEEVARQLRLRDLAGLIVIDFIDMEEKRNNRAVEKKLKDCLKNDRARIQVGRISHFGLLEMSRQRIRASVLESTTQICTHCGGTGHVRSQSSVALHVLRGVEEYLLKNTTHDITVRTTPEIALYLLNHKRASIVDYENRFGVSIFIESDVSIGSSHFAIDRGEPVENPVKIESLMQFAAIPVEEDDDDIVIEADEEEEEEEETAAAAAQPAVANAERAQQQGDDPNGRKRKRRRRRRNRGGEKGGDAQTAQGGNDDMADGDEDGDEGEDDVSEAGEASDATVAADSDSEENRRKRRRRGKRGGRRNRNGEDGQELSASDDGDAADEDASSEDVAAVPAAALAEASEEAAVEAVPAPAEAEAAPGGKPEAKPRRSRRGKAATAADIPAAEEAAVVVPAPVETVVEQVEAALGQEPQAPEAAPVEATPAEEAPVAEAKQADSGEAKPARANRASNISSSVEAVVKSSDPVAAPETEGDTSKPKKAGWWQRRGFF; this is encoded by the coding sequence ATGGCAGACAAAATGCTTATCGACGCGTCTCACGAAGAGGAGACGCGCGTAGTCGTCGTTCGCGGTAACCGGATCGAGGAGTTCGATTTCGAATCGCAGCATAAGAAACAGATACGCGGCAATATCTATCTGGCGAAGGTGACGAGGGTCGAACCCTCACTGCAGGCCGCTTTCGTCGACTACGGCGGGAACCGTCACGGCTTCCTCGCCTTTGCCGAAATCCATCCCGACTATTATCAGATCCCGCTTGCCGACCGTCAGGCGCTGATGCAGCAGGAAGCCGAGGATCAGCGCAAGATCGCCGAGGCGGAAGCTGCCGATCCGGTGGTCGACCTTGCCCACCAGGAACAGCCGGATATCGGCATTTCCATCCCTGCCCCCACCGCCGAGCCCGCAAGCGAAGCCGGCGCGGAAGCAGCCGAAACAGGCCCGGTCGAGGCTGTCGCTGGCGAGGAGACGGAAAAGCCGAAAGCCAAGCCGCGCCGCAGCCGCGCCCGCAAGAAGCCGGCAGAAGAAGCAGCGGCTCTCGAAGCCGGCGCATCCGAAGGCGAGGGCGTTCCCTCCTCCGAGAACAATGACGACGACGGTTCGACGCCCGGCGAAATGGCCGCGATGGTCGAAACCGATTCGATCTCGGAAGACGTCGATGCCCGCCGTGGCGGCCGCAACGACGATTTCGATGACGACGACGATGACGACCACGGCGAGAAGGAAGTGATCGAATCGGTCGGCGCCGAAGACGCCATGGAAGAAGTTCCGGAGCGCGTCGTGCGCAAGCCGCGCAAGCAGTACCGTATCCAGGAAGTCATCAAGCGCCGCCAGATCCTGCTCGTGCAGGTCGCCAAGGAAGAGCGCGGCAACAAGGGTGCGGCTCTCACCACCTATCTTTCGCTCGCCGGCCGTTATTCGGTGCTGATGCCGAACACCGCTCGTGGCGGCGGCATTTCCCGCAAGATCACCCAGCCGCAGGACCGCAAGCGCCTGAAGGAAATCGCCCGCGAGCTCGACGTGCCGCAGGGCATGGGCGTCATCCTGCGCACAGCCGGTGCGAACCGCACCCGCGTCGAGGTCAAGCGCGACTTCGAATACCTGATGCGCCTTTGGGAAAACGTCCGCACGCTGACACTGAGCTCGACCGCCCCTACCCTCGTCTACGAGGAAGGCTCGCTGATCAAGCGCTCGATCCGCGACCTCTACAACAAGGACATTTCCGAGATCATCGTCTCCGGCGAAGAAGGCTATCGTGAAGCGAAAGACTTCATGAAGATGCTGATGCCGAGCCATGCCAAGGTGGTCCAGCCCTATCGCGATCTGCATCCGATCTTCGCCCGCTCCGGCATCGAGGCGCAGCTCGACCGCATGCTGCAGCCGCAGGTGACGCTGAAGTCCGGCGGCTACCTGATCATGAACCAGACGGAAGCGCTCGTCGCCATCGACGTCAACTCCGGCCGCTCGACCCGCGAGCACTCGATCGAGGAAACCGCGCTCCAGACCAATCTGGAAGCGGCGGAAGAAGTCGCCCGTCAGCTTCGTCTGCGCGACCTTGCCGGCCTGATCGTCATCGACTTCATCGACATGGAAGAAAAGCGCAACAACCGCGCCGTCGAGAAGAAGCTGAAGGATTGCCTGAAGAACGACCGGGCCCGCATCCAGGTCGGCCGCATCTCGCATTTCGGCCTGCTTGAAATGTCGCGCCAGCGCATCCGCGCTTCGGTTCTCGAATCGACAACGCAGATCTGCACCCATTGCGGCGGCACCGGTCACGTGCGGTCGCAGTCGTCGGTCGCCCTGCATGTGCTGCGCGGCGTCGAGGAGTACCTGCTCAAGAACACCACGCACGACATCACCGTGCGCACGACGCCGGAAATCGCGCTCTATCTCCTCAACCACAAGCGCGCCAGCATCGTCGATTACGAGAACCGCTTCGGCGTCTCGATCTTCATCGAATCGGACGTCAGCATCGGCTCCAGCCATTTCGCGATCGATCGTGGCGAGCCGGTCGAAAACCCGGTCAAGATCGAAAGCCTGATGCAGTTCGCGGCCATCCCCGTCGAAGAGGACGATGACGACATCGTCATCGAGGCCGACGAGGAGGAGGAAGAAGAAGAAGAGACCGCCGCAGCGGCGGCGCAGCCGGCAGTTGCCAATGCCGAGCGCGCTCAGCAGCAGGGCGACGACCCGAACGGCCGCAAGCGCAAGCGCCGCCGGCGTCGTCGCAACCGCGGCGGAGAAAAGGGTGGAGATGCCCAGACCGCACAGGGCGGCAATGACGACATGGCCGATGGCGACGAGGACGGCGACGAAGGCGAGGACGATGTTTCCGAAGCCGGCGAAGCATCCGACGCAACGGTTGCCGCCGATTCGGACTCGGAAGAAAACCGCCGCAAGCGCCGCCGCCGCGGCAAGCGCGGTGGTCGTCGCAATCGCAACGGTGAGGACGGCCAGGAGCTGAGCGCTTCGGATGACGGCGACGCGGCCGACGAAGACGCATCCAGCGAAGACGTCGCGGCAGTGCCGGCGGCGGCCTTAGCGGAAGCCTCCGAAGAGGCCGCCGTCGAGGCTGTGCCGGCTCCCGCCGAGGCGGAAGCAGCACCTGGCGGCAAGCCAGAAGCCAAGCCGCGCCGTTCGCGTCGTGGCAAGGCGGCGACTGCGGCCGACATACCGGCTGCGGAAGAGGCGGCTGTGGTTGTTCCGGCTCCGGTGGAAACCGTCGTCGAGCAGGTCGAAGCGGCACTCGGCCAAGAGCCGCAGGCTCCCGAAGCCGCTCCGGTTGAAGCCACTCCTGCCGAAGAAGCTCCCGTCGCAGAGGCCAAGCAGGCCGATAGCGGCGAAGCAAAACCGGCACGGGCCAACCGCGCATCGAACATCTCCTCCTCCGTCGAGGCAGTGGTGAAGAGTTCCGATCCCGTGGCAGCGCCCGAGACCGAAGGCGATACGTCGAAGCCGAAGAAAGCCGGCTGGTGGCAGCGCCGCGGCTTCTTCTGA
- a CDS encoding DsbA family protein encodes MTRLFKTPVFRTLAAGSMLALAFSVAAPAVALDDQQKKEMGQFIREYLLQNPEVLVEVQNALEAKQQTQRVEQSTKGIADNKQAIFSSPTDITLGNPKGDVTVVEFFDYNCGYCKRALSDMDDILSKDKNVRFILKEFPILGPDSVAAHRVANAVRLVAPEKYAEFHRELLSGKPHASEATAIAVAGALGVKEAAIRKSMADQPNDDLVRGAYQLANAIGITGTPTYVVGDEAVFGAVGLETIEQKVANVRACGKATC; translated from the coding sequence ATGACTCGCCTGTTCAAGACGCCCGTTTTCAGGACATTGGCCGCCGGCTCGATGCTGGCCCTGGCATTTTCCGTGGCCGCCCCGGCTGTTGCCCTGGACGACCAGCAGAAGAAGGAAATGGGCCAGTTTATCCGCGAATACCTGCTGCAGAACCCGGAAGTGCTGGTCGAAGTCCAGAACGCGCTGGAGGCCAAGCAGCAGACCCAGCGCGTCGAGCAATCGACCAAGGGGATCGCGGACAACAAGCAGGCGATCTTCTCCTCGCCGACCGACATCACGCTCGGCAATCCGAAGGGCGACGTCACGGTCGTCGAATTCTTCGATTACAATTGCGGCTACTGCAAGCGGGCGCTCTCCGACATGGACGACATCCTTTCCAAGGATAAGAACGTCCGTTTCATCCTCAAGGAATTCCCGATCCTCGGACCGGACTCGGTCGCCGCTCATCGGGTGGCCAACGCCGTGCGCCTGGTCGCGCCGGAAAAATATGCGGAATTCCATCGCGAACTGCTCAGCGGCAAGCCCCACGCCTCGGAAGCGACGGCCATCGCGGTCGCCGGGGCGCTCGGCGTCAAGGAGGCAGCGATCCGCAAGTCGATGGCCGACCAGCCGAACGACGACCTGGTGCGCGGCGCCTACCAGCTCGCCAACGCGATCGGCATCACCGGCACGCCGACCTATGTGGTCGGCGACGAAGCCGTCTTCGGCGCCGTCGGCCTCGAAACCATCGAGCAGAAGGTCGCCAACGTGCGCGCCTGCGGCAAGGCGACCTGCTGA
- the aroQ gene encoding type II 3-dehydroquinate dehydratase, with amino-acid sequence MSKTIFVLNGPNLNMLGKREPGIYGAATLKDVEKDCIAAGRELGFDVDFRQSNHEGVLIDWMHEANEKAVGVAINAGAYTHTSIALHDAIKAISVPVIELHISNVHAREEFRHHSMIAPAVKGVICGFGTASYILALHALKSITA; translated from the coding sequence ATGAGCAAGACGATCTTCGTCCTCAACGGCCCCAATCTCAACATGCTGGGCAAGCGCGAGCCAGGCATCTACGGTGCGGCCACGCTGAAGGACGTCGAGAAGGACTGTATCGCCGCCGGCAGGGAACTCGGCTTCGATGTCGATTTTCGCCAGAGCAATCACGAAGGCGTGCTGATCGACTGGATGCACGAGGCCAATGAAAAAGCCGTCGGCGTCGCCATCAACGCAGGCGCCTATACCCATACCTCGATTGCATTGCACGACGCCATCAAGGCGATCTCCGTGCCGGTGATCGAGCTTCATATCTCGAATGTCCACGCGCGGGAGGAGTTCCGCCATCATTCGATGATCGCACCGGCGGTAAAGGGCGTGATCTGCGGTTTTGGCACCGCGAGCTACATTCTGGCGCTGCACGCCTTGAAATCCATTACCGCCTGA
- a CDS encoding N-acetylmuramoyl-L-alanine amidase, with amino-acid sequence MNASATTACGGSRQRFFARIACAVLLSVAFAATLPLSPARATPQPPLLAFSARVAGDEARTRIVIEFEKKPEFSVHYVAAPERVIVDLPATAFGFPAEDLAARGLFKDIRYGAMGESSARIVLTAKRPVKLSIAEVQSNDNGSYRLVLDAEMASKEVFADLLKTQNWATPTAVAPDALAMAEKDNIFTVAVDAGHGGIDAGATGAGTKTPEKTITLAFAKTLAERLNKVDGIKAVLTRDDDTFLSLSERVTLARQGHADLFVSLHADTLGQKDIRGATVYTLSDKASDRMAENLAARENLSDELAGYTLQSGPPEVADILLDLTRRETQAFSTALATNVVQSFEGQIGLINNPHRYAGFQVLRAPDIPSVLLELGFLSNVEDEKLLLDESWRSKVIDRMVDAIRRYRDRAMANGG; translated from the coding sequence GTGAATGCAAGCGCAACGACGGCCTGTGGCGGAAGCCGGCAGCGTTTTTTTGCGCGAATCGCTTGCGCGGTTCTTCTTTCGGTAGCCTTCGCCGCGACCCTTCCCTTGAGTCCCGCCCGCGCTACGCCGCAACCGCCGCTTCTCGCCTTCAGCGCGCGGGTCGCCGGCGACGAGGCTCGCACCCGGATCGTCATCGAGTTCGAGAAAAAGCCGGAATTCTCCGTCCATTACGTCGCCGCGCCGGAGCGGGTGATCGTCGACCTGCCGGCGACCGCCTTCGGTTTCCCTGCCGAGGATCTGGCCGCGCGCGGTCTCTTCAAGGACATCCGCTACGGCGCGATGGGTGAGTCGAGTGCCCGCATCGTGCTGACCGCCAAGAGGCCGGTGAAGCTGTCGATCGCCGAGGTTCAGTCGAACGACAACGGCAGCTACCGGCTGGTCCTGGATGCGGAAATGGCCTCGAAGGAGGTTTTTGCCGATCTGCTGAAGACCCAGAACTGGGCGACCCCGACGGCGGTGGCTCCGGACGCGCTGGCGATGGCCGAGAAGGACAATATCTTTACGGTTGCGGTCGATGCCGGGCACGGCGGGATCGATGCCGGCGCGACTGGGGCGGGCACCAAGACGCCCGAAAAGACCATCACGCTTGCGTTCGCCAAGACGCTTGCCGAACGATTGAACAAGGTCGACGGTATCAAGGCCGTCCTGACCCGCGACGACGACACGTTTCTTTCGCTCTCCGAGCGCGTGACGCTCGCCCGCCAGGGCCACGCTGATCTCTTCGTATCCCTGCATGCCGATACGCTCGGCCAGAAGGACATTCGCGGCGCGACCGTCTATACGCTGTCTGACAAGGCCTCCGACCGCATGGCGGAAAACCTCGCCGCCCGCGAAAACCTGTCGGACGAGCTTGCGGGCTATACGCTCCAGAGCGGCCCGCCGGAGGTCGCCGATATCCTGCTCGACCTGACCCGGCGCGAGACCCAGGCGTTTTCGACCGCGCTCGCCACCAATGTCGTCCAGTCCTTCGAAGGGCAGATCGGGCTCATCAACAATCCCCACCGTTATGCGGGCTTCCAGGTTCTGCGGGCTCCGGACATTCCCTCCGTTCTCCTCGAACTTGGCTTCCTGTCCAATGTCGAAGATGAAAAGCTGCTGCTGGATGAGTCGTGGCGGTCGAAGGTGATCGATCGCATGGTCGACGCCATCAGGCGCTATCGTGACCGCGCGATGGCGAACGGCGGCTGA